ACGCTGGCGCTGGTCGATTACCTGCGCCAGCCGGGCGGGGGCGCGCCGCCGGCCGCGAACAGCTAGCTCGGGGAGGCTGCTGTGGGGCTCAGTGGGAAACGGACTTCGAGAAGACGTTCATCACCACCACGCCGGCGATGATGAGGCCCATGCCGATCATCGCCGGCGCGTCCAGGTGCTGCTTGAAGAGCAGCGCGCTGACGATGGAGATGAGCACGATGCCCACGCCCGACCAGATCGCGTAGGCGATGCCGACCGGCACCTCGCGCAGCGTCAGCGACAGAAAATAGAACGACACCACGTAGCCGAGCGTCGTCACCACCGACGGCAGCAGCCGCGTGAAGCCATCGGAGCTTTTCAGGGCGCTGGTGGCGACGATCTCGGCCAGGATGGCCACGGCCAGGTACAGCCATTTCATTTGCGGGCTCCTTCGGCCTGGCGCAGCAGCACCAGCAGGGCGCCGGCGCCGCCTTCGCGCTCGGGCGCCTCGGAAAACGCCAGCACCTCGTTCTTCTGCACCAGCCAGGTGCGGGCCTTGTCCTTGAGCACCGGCTCCAGCCCCTGCGAGCCGTAGCCCTTGCCGTGCACGATGCGCACGCAGCGGATGCCGTGTTCCTGGCATTCATCCAGGAAGGACAGCAGGGCGTGGCGGGCCTGTTCCACGCGCAGGCCGTGCAGGTCGAGTTCGGCGCCCGCGCGCCACTGGCCGCGACGCAGGTTGCGCGCCGTGTCGGGCGCGGCGTCGCCGCGCACGAAGGCGGTGCCGCCTTCGGACAGCAGGTGGATGACTTCGCCGCCGTCGGACACGCCGGCGTCGGCGCGGGTCGGGGTCTCGCCCAGCGCGTTGGCGCGGCGCAGGGCCGGCGCGGGCGTGGCCACGGGCTTGTGCTCGACGCGGGCGTCGCGCCTGATCGGGGTGACGGACCGCAGGCTGCGCCGCAGCGCCTCGGCATCGTCGGCGGGATTGGCGGACTCGGCCGCCGGCTTGCGCGCGGCAGCCGCGGCCGAGGCGCGGGCCAGCGTGGCGCGCTGGCGCTCGGCCTCCAGGTCCTTCTTCAGGCGCTTTAGGTCGGCCAGGCCGACTTTGCTGCCTTTCATTACTGGCCTTCGCTCTCCAGCCAGCGCTGGGCATCCAGCGCGGCCATGCAGCCGGTGCCGGCGCTGGTGATGGCCTGGCGGTAGACGTGGTCCTGCACGTCGCCGGCGGCGAACACGCCGGGCACCGAGGTCATGGTGGCCATGCCGGACAGGCCGCTCTTGGTGACGATGTAGCCGTCCTTCATTTCCAGCTGGCCCTGGAAGATGCTGGTGTTGGGCTGGTGGCCGATGGCGATGAAAGCGCCGGTGACCTTCAGGTCCTCGGTGGCGCCGGTGTCGACGTGGCGCACGCGCACGCCGGTCACGCCGCTGTCGTCGCCCAGCACTTCTTCCAGCGTATGGAAGACCTTGAGCTCCATGTTGCCGTTCTCGACCTTGGACATCAGCTTGTCTACCAGGATGGGCTCGGCGCGGAACTTGTCGCGGCGGTGGATCAGGGTGACTTTGCGGCAGATGTTCGACAGGTACAGGGCTTCCTCGACGGCGGTGTTGCCGCCGCCCACCACGACCACGTCCTGGTTGCGGTAGAAGAAGCCGTCGCAGGTGGCGCAGCCCGACACGCCGCGGCCCATGAAGGACGCTTCGGACGGCAGGCCCAGGTACTTGGCCGAGGCGCCGGTGGCGATGATGAGCGCGTCGCAGGTGTAGACCTTGCCGCCGTCGCCGTTCAGCGTGAACGGGCGCTTGGACAGGTCGACGCTGGCGATGTGGTCGAACAGCATTTCGGTGTTGAAGCGTTCGGCGTGCTTCTGGAAGCGCTGCATCAGGTCCGGACCCTGCACGCCGTCGGCGTCCGCCGGCCAGTTGTCGACGTCGGTCGTCGTCATGAGCTGGCCGCCCTGGGCCAGACCTGTAACAAGTACGGGGTTCAGATTGGCGCGCGCGGCATAGACGGCGGCCGTGTAACCGGCGGGGCCGGAACCAAGTATCAAAACTTTAGCGTGCTTGGGCGTGGAGGTAGGCGTGGACATGGGCAGGTATCTTTAGATTGACGCCCAATTATAATGAGCCGCATGCCGCGTATCTCGAATGCCACTCCACGCGCCTCGCGCAATACCCGCAACGGACCTTCCCCGCTGCAGACACGACTATCCTCGCTGCTGCGCGAGGCCCGTTGGATCCTCTTTGCCGCCCTGGCGGCCTGGCTGACCCTGGTGCTGGCCACCTGGAACGCCGCCGACCCCGGCTGGTCGCACTCGGTGCCCGCCGGCGCGGTGCACAACCGCGGCGGCATGTTGGGCGCCTATCTGGCCGACATCCTGCTCTATCTGTTCGGATTTTCCGCCTGGTGGTGGGTGGTGTTGCTTTTGCACCGCGTCCGGGCCGGTTATCGCCGCCTGGCCAGCCAACTTAAAGTTACCAATAGTAAGCAACCCGAAGTCCTGCCCCGCGTTCACTGGGAAGAGGGCATCGGCTTCTTCCTGCTGATGGTCGGTTCGCTCGGCATGGAGGCCCTGCGCCTGCCCAGCCGTGGCATGCACCTGCCCGGCGCGTCCGAGCACGCCAGCGGCGCGGGCGGCGTCATCGGCCATACGCTGGCCGACCTGATCGGCCGCAGCATCGGCTTCACCGGCAGCACGCTGGCCTTCCTGGTCATGCTGGCCATCGGCCTGAGCCTGTTCTTCTCGTTCTCCTGGCTGAACATCGCCGAGCGGGTCGGCGCCTGGATCGAAGGCATGGTGTTTCGCGTGCGCAGCTCCTATGCCGCGCGCGAGGACCGCAAGGTCGGCGAAGTGGCCAAGGCCGTGCGCACCGAGCAGGTGGTGGCCAAGCAGGAAAAGCTGGTCCACGAGCAGCCTGTGCGCATCGAGCCCGCCATCACCGTGGTGCCTAAGTCCGAGCGCGTGGAAAAGGAAAAGCAGCAGTCGCTGTTCTTCGCCCCGCCGCCGGGCGCCGAGGGCGACCTGCCCGCCATCAGCCTGCTCGACCCGCCGCCGCCCAACCAGGAAACCGTGTCGGCCGAGACCATCGAATTCACCTCGCGCCTGATCGAAAAGAAGCTGGCCGACTTCGGCGTGTCCGTCACCGTGGTGGCGGCGCAGGCGGGCCCTGTCATCACGCGCTACGAAATCGAGCCGGCCACTGGCGTCAAGGGTAGCCAGATCGTCAACCTGGCCAAGGACCTGGCGCGC
The Achromobacter sp. AONIH1 DNA segment above includes these coding regions:
- a CDS encoding multidrug efflux SMR transporter, whose amino-acid sequence is MKWLYLAVAILAEIVATSALKSSDGFTRLLPSVVTTLGYVVSFYFLSLTLREVPVGIAYAIWSGVGIVLISIVSALLFKQHLDAPAMIGMGLIIAGVVVMNVFSKSVSH
- a CDS encoding Smr/MutS family protein; its protein translation is MKGSKVGLADLKRLKKDLEAERQRATLARASAAAAARKPAAESANPADDAEALRRSLRSVTPIRRDARVEHKPVATPAPALRRANALGETPTRADAGVSDGGEVIHLLSEGGTAFVRGDAAPDTARNLRRGQWRAGAELDLHGLRVEQARHALLSFLDECQEHGIRCVRIVHGKGYGSQGLEPVLKDKARTWLVQKNEVLAFSEAPEREGGAGALLVLLRQAEGARK
- the trxB gene encoding thioredoxin-disulfide reductase, which translates into the protein MSTPTSTPKHAKVLILGSGPAGYTAAVYAARANLNPVLVTGLAQGGQLMTTTDVDNWPADADGVQGPDLMQRFQKHAERFNTEMLFDHIASVDLSKRPFTLNGDGGKVYTCDALIIATGASAKYLGLPSEASFMGRGVSGCATCDGFFYRNQDVVVVGGGNTAVEEALYLSNICRKVTLIHRRDKFRAEPILVDKLMSKVENGNMELKVFHTLEEVLGDDSGVTGVRVRHVDTGATEDLKVTGAFIAIGHQPNTSIFQGQLEMKDGYIVTKSGLSGMATMTSVPGVFAAGDVQDHVYRQAITSAGTGCMAALDAQRWLESEGQ